The nucleotide sequence CAGAGGCTGGATACTCAAAGAGTTCATACATGACTTTAGTCGCAGCCTGATGTTCTTCTCCCGAGGGGGCTTTCCCCTGAAACGCGAGAACAAGGGCTTGGGCGCAAGCTATCGCATTCTGAACCGGCACGATAGCCAGAACATCATCGCCCCCTGCATAAAAGAGCTGCCCTTTGAAAGCCCCGACAACCTGTCCGGCACAATAAAGGCCAAAGTTTGAAAGGGCCTCACTCAGAGCGGCGTGATAAGCCGGAGTCAAGGGACGGGAAAACTTCTTATCACCCTCTTTCCAATGGCTCTCAAAATACACTTTCGCTTCCTTTGACAGCAAGTCTTTCAGCTCAGGTGTTTTTGAGCCGGAAACCCATTCTCCCATCCCGTCCCCGTCCATGGCAATGACGGCATAATATGTGTCAGCATCATCTCCCTCTTCATTAATCGATTTATCGATCTGAGCAATTTCCGGAATTGATTCAAAGTTTGGTTTGCAGGTTTCCCATCCCAGATTGCCCCCCAAATACAATTTCGGCCAAAGTCTCTTGATAATCGAAATGGCCCCGTATTGTTGCTTCCCTTTGAAATCACCTTTGTCTCCACCATAAGCTATTCTGAGCGCATCACGGAAACTCTGGCATTCTTCCGCTGTGGATCCTCCCATGACTTCTTCACGTCCAGAGAGGTTGTCTTTGTCGAGGGTTCCTCCGTGCCAAGCGTTGAAATTACGGGCGTTTTTCGTTGCGGCGAACAGCCAATCAGTAATGGCGTAATGAAGAGGCCACCCAAGGGCATCGTTAGGTTTGGCACACCGAGAATCCATGTGTCCCAGAGTTTTTAATTTCTCCATCCACTTGATCGTTTGGCACAATGGATGCGACTCAAATCCACCTTCTAACGGTGGTATTCCCTTCTTTGCCTGTTCAATAACATGATCGAATGAATCCCAATCGTGAACCACGGCATCAATGACCGGGAAGCGTTTGGTCTGAAATTCCCAGTGAGCGTCCCATCCCACGCATTGTGCTCCTAGTTCCCCTTTAATATCTTCGTGTACAGATTCTGCGATTTCCGACCATGCGTCACGTATAGCTTTTTCGGCAACTGTCCTCATTTCTTCAGCACGACTCTTAGGTACCAAAGCCAGGAATCGGTTCGGTAAGCCGGGTATCAGCAATTCATCCGCAAATGAAGCGCGCATCTGAGTAGGCAGTAGGCCTTGCTTGTTCCAATGCCAATCTGCCAGAGGAACGCCCCTGAGATTTGGGAAGATAATCGCATCTGGTCCAACTGCATCGGCTATCGCCAGCATCCCTTGGGCGATGAGAAAGCTAAGTAGGTAACTCCCGCTCCAGAGATCCTGCATTTTTCGGGCCTGTTTGATGAAGTCTTGGACCGGCCCGATTTGTAACATTAAAAAAGCGCAACCGTCCTGGCAGTTGGAAAAGGCACTAACCAGGCCGTTGTGTTGCCATATACTGTGATCTGGAATACGTGTGTCAGAGGGCAGATAGGCATGAATGCCATTTTTCTCTCTTGCCGCAATTTCCGGCCACTGTCTCCAAACCCGGAAGTACTTTTTTTTCCAACCTTCCGGTGTATCCGGCAAATCACCAATGGTACAACCTTTCAATGCTATTGTGAGTTGTTCCTCTGCCAATATTTCTGTGGATGGGGGATTTAAAGGTTTATATACCTCTCCGCTCAGAGGGTGCTTGATCGCGAAATCTGCCTCTTTCCAATCCGAGGTGAGCTGAGATTTTTTCCAATCAGGGAATATGAACCGGTCCGCTGCCGCTGCCCAATGATCGTCCACGCGCTCGAACAGCAATTTAAACTCCTCTTCATTGAACCCAGACTCAAGAAACAGGGATTTACGATAATCTTCATGGCCTTGAATTTTAAAGGCCTTGAAAGGAGGATCGTGAAGGTAGGCGGCGAGTTTGGATTTCCAGTCAGTCATAATAAAATAAAGTTAGCGGTGATTAAGGAATAAGGGGAGAATTGGAACGTCTCGTGACGTCCGAGCCGAATTTTGATCGAAAAATCAGGTGGCATACGACATTCATTAGCATTAACTTTTTTTGAGGCAAGGTAGATCGTGAAATTTTTTATTGTCAACACTCCTAATATTATAAACGATACCTCAGACATTTATTGGGGATATCGCCAAAACAGTTAAAAAACTAACTCTTCTCCAGAAATCTTCGGGGAAGCCGAGATGTCTATAGAATCATGTTCAATCTCTAAAGGAGACACCAAGTCGTTATTAAATATCAACTCCCCGCTTTTTGCTCACCTCGGGGGCTGTCAATTCCTCCATGATCAACATCCGCGGCGCTTCCCGTTTAAACTCAAGATTATCTTGTCTTTTCTTCATCTTCTCATTCTCGCTCGTCATGAGAATCTCATGTCTCCAACAATCCTACTATAGATTATTTTATACGTCCGAAGTTATCGAGTCCGTCAGGGCGGCGGCATCACCCCCTAGTTCAGGTGGCCAGCAGGATAAATCATCGGGTGTATTAAAGGTGGCATGGATTCGTTCTAGTTCTTTCATGCGTTCATCATAGGGCAAGCGTGCCCAGTCGGCCTTTTCTTGTCCAAGTTCACGCTCAAGGAGTTCATAGTATTCCTCAGGCAGCGATATATCCTGATTGACGATTGGTTTGTCATTCATGGCAATATCAGCTCCTGCGCGGGCTGAACAAATCCCATCTCCGAGTCAGTGACAGAAAGAAGCATCCGAGTTTCATCACATCCCATACTATAAACCCTTTTGCGTTCTCCCGGAGCATCAAGAGGTGCTACTGGCAGGGAGTATTCACGAGCTGCATTTAAAACGCGATGGTGTTGGATATCAAAAGACTCGCTCGTCGGCCATCTACCCACTGAATCCTTTTGCCAACGCCGATAAAATGATTTCCACTCTGTTTGGTATATCTGATAACGTAAACGATTCACTCTCTCCCACAAATTCTTTTCAATGATAAGTAACCTTTCCAAGACAATATCATTGGATTCTTCGATCCGTCCGAGTAAGGGGCGTTTTTTCACCAAATCCTGCCTCTGATCTCCAGTCAGACTAGGCCAAGCTTTTCGCAGGACGGGAATGTCACGAAGATGCAATAATCCCTCATGACTACCAGAGAACCAATCCTGTGCCGCTAGGCTATTGACAAAGGGCCAATCCTTTTCACGATCTGTTTTTTTCATGGCCGCCACGGTAGAACGGGATGCAATGGAGCCTGTTTCCCTCAGCCACAAACCACTGTCCACCCTTGGAGGTTTGCCAAAGAAATCCAGATGCTCTTCAGGTGAGAGAGCATGACTCCAAATAGCAAGATGGCTCGTCCATCCACCAAGGTGATACTGTCTGTCCAGAGGTGCGCCGAAAATCCCCCGGTAAGAAATGCGCCAATTGGCACCCGTGAGTCCTTTCTCCTGGTGACACAGGAGAGCAACCAGTTTCTCAAACTCGTCGGGATGAATGATCCAGTCGGTGTCCTTGGTCGTCTCCTGAATACCATACTCCACACACGCCATCCCCGAGGTCAGCAAAGCCCTTACCCCCTGCTCTTTGAGTAGGTCGCGAAAGATGCGGTAAAACTGGAGGGGAGTAGTCATTCGTGATTGATTCCTTTGCGAAAGATCCTCAGTTTCCGAGTCATTTGAGAATCTTCTGGACTAATTTTTCAGGTGTCACCCAGCCTCATTGAGAATTGATGTCTCGTTTAGTTTTATTCCATAGCCTTTCAGTCAGACACAATGTACTCAGAAACCCGGCTCCGTCTCTTTAGTCAATGGTCTTTCAATAGCATTAGCCACTATTGATGCAAGGTTAAATTTTGTCATTTCAATTTCCTATGTAAACTCCATATTCAACAACCAAAAAACTCTTCTGAGATTATTGAATATTTTTCCCTTTCCAGCAAAACAATCACTCATCCAATGACCCGTCATCATCGTCTGGCAAGACATAAACGGGTTGTGAATTATAACGGCTGCCGAGTCCGTACGGATTATTGATACTTTCGGAGGAATACCGGCTGCCGTATCTCCCATAAGGATTTGATGTGCTATCTGCATCATACGGATTTGAACTCAGTTTTCCCCGGTAATTCCCCTTACTGTCATAGAGTTTTGGAGCATCCGTAGTATAAGGGTTTCTCCAAGACTTAGAGCTATATTTGACTGTAAGGATTCATTAATCCGTCAGCCTTGTACGGGCTCCCAGCACCATAGGGATTCTCTACAGAATCCTGTTTGTATGTTCCAAGGGTGGGATTCATATAGATCGCCCCCAAAGTCTCATCGGAATCTACTAATCCTCTCCTCTGAGAGCCCCCAAGCGGGCTGAAGGTTGGACTCCCCAGGTCTGATCAATACTCATCCTGGGCGATAACCACTGATAATGTAAGGGACGCACAGGTTAAAATCAAAACAGCGTGAAAGGAATAAGGATTCATTGTGATTTATCCTTTGTGTTAAAATCTATTGTAACATCTGAAATTAAACTCTCAATTTCGAGTTTGTAGGGTTTAAGACACTCCACGATCGTAAACCCTGATACTGCGGCTATTAATGCATCCGCAGATTTAGTCATGACATAATCCCCTATGATTTTCGTAATCCGAGAATAAACCTCATCCTTGTCCCCATACAAGTATATCAATTTGATCAGGATCAATACCTTCTCATTCTCAACATATGACGGGAAGATATTTTTTAGTAAATAATTTCTCCAATTTATCCAACTGAAAGACCTGATGATAAGGCAAGTCAAGTATCTTATTATGAAGAAGGTTTCTCAGGAATTCATAATCACCAAATGTTTCTTCGTTGGAGTTTCTATTCACTTTACATTGTATCACTTCCCCTAGCGCTGCTGCCGGCCTTGGCCCCGGTGGTGTTCCTAGCCCAGGTGGTGCTGCTGGGCATGGTGGGGCTGCCTGCATTGTAGGCATGGCTGCGGCGATCATAAATTTAACTCTAGTCTTTGATGATTGTGGTGTAAACACAGGCTGGTACAGATGATCCTGGGCAATTGGCTGTTTATTTTTTGTATTCCACGCCACAAATGCCGTCTGTTTAGTCAGAATATTGACTGATTTAGATAATTCGACCGCCTGATCATCCAAACCTAACCGGGATAAAACATTTAATCTATTTTTTGCCCAGTGCAGCTTTGGCATGAGTGATGATGAGAGATGGATCTTACTTTCGATCAGTAATTCCTGATGATCTTTCGTTTTAATTCTGGCTCTTCGGGATTTCGAGTGGAATGTCCGGATGCTGCTCCCCTTCCTCCATGTCTTTCAAAATGAAGTGAATCATGTGTTTTTCATCGTCATTGTACGGGTGCGTCAGAGGTTCATACCCATCATCCAAAAGGGATTCCATGCTCTGTGTTTTGAAGGGACAACGGGTCATCATCCTTTGGACATTGCCCCGGAATTCTAGACCATAATCATACAGCAGCATAATGAGTTCCATAATGCTCTTTAAGCCCATATTCCGGCTGGAGGCCAAATCCTCGATTCTCAACATTGATAAATCCTTCAATGTATTGATATTGCTGCGGATCATCCAATTCTGAGTCCGGACACTGACTTCCTCAATATCAGCAAGTGGTAATTGCCAATATTCCTTATAATATCTCATACGACGAGTCTCCTTTTGTTGCTCGGGTTGATTCACTTCTTGGAGATCATCAGGGGGAATTTCCATCACCCCAATCTCCACGTGTGAGCTTGAGAGACTCCCTTGCGTACCCCCTTCAAAGTATGACTCGTAAAGTGATCCCACCTGATTTAGACACGTCTCACAAACCATCCCTAATTCATCATCAGGAACTTCAAATGTCGGATATACTATCATCGTTTGCTTGGGCTGTCCGGTGAGGGTATTAATGATTGCCCTACATTTGACTTTTACGATTCTTTCTGAAATCGCTACGTAAACGACTGTTTCGATCATCATACTCAATCTCCTTTTGTTTGATTGTCATGCCTCACCTACCAACAATGATGAGTCTGTCCAAACTCATGATATTCAGGAGCCGATTCTTTTGTTATATCACCCTTATCAATCCCTATCGTAAAAGATATTTTTTTAATGAAAAATTACTCCCCTGAAATCAGAGCTGAAAACTTCGTCAGTTCTTGATGTTGGTGACAGGTTAAATCCACTATTCCAGCTTTGGAGAGTCTTTTACCCGAGGGTTCAGATCAAGGCATACGCGTCCACAATATTCCTGCCAAAGTCTAGTGTATTACTTGATCGTAAAACTCGCCGACTCCACCGTCTCCCTCCATGCACAGTTCCAATAATCCCCCCACTCTTCAGTCTCCATCCGTCACGTCCTAACATGGTCCATAGCCCGTCTTTACAAAGCTAATCAAGTAACACTCGGAGTTGGCCCCTCTGTGTGTGATAATATAATAGTCTAACCGGTATTAATTGCACATAATCGTAGATGCGCCCCTTTAGCCCCACAAGGTCCGGTCAAAATCTTATGGCTAATCCACTCCGATCTAACTAGCCTTTGTCTCATGGCTCAATGGGTATACAACCGTACACCGGAACACTGTGATCCGTCTGAACGGGATACTGCCGACATCCTTGCGCGACTCGATGATCAATGGATCATTCGTTGGGGTTTCTATTATAAAGATGATAGAGGCCAGTCGCGAGAGGGGGATTTTCTCATCTGCGGCCCCAATGGACATGTTCTCGTTCTCGAAAACAAGGGAGGAACTCTTCGCTATTTGCAAACCACGGGGGATCACGAGGACACTGACGAAAGAGATCACCCTATGGTGCAGCTGGATCGTGAATGGCAATCCGTCATTGATCGACTCCGTGACCAGTCATCAGGACGGGAGATGCCTTTTATCGGGAAAGTCTTGTGCCTCTGCAATGTCACGATTTCCACGGGAGATACGGAATATCAGGGCATTAATCGTGGGTGCATTATTGACCGTCAGGATTTGAAGCAGTTAGGGGAATGGTGGCGAACGAACATGAACCGATCAGCTCGCAATGCCCGTGAAAGCCGGGAGATTTTTATGGATGCCTACGCACCTGGACTTCAATCGCAGTCTCAGAAGCACTTTATTACAGAGACAGACCGGATTATTGAACGTCATACCACGGGGAATTATGTAATATTGGATATGATTACCGAAAACCGCCAGATATTCATTCAGGGCGGCTGTGGGAGTGGAAAAACATGGTTAGCCTTGGAACAAGCTCGGCGCTGGGCAACCGAAGGTTCGGGCAGACATGTCCTCCTGCTTTGTTTTAATCTAGCCCTTCTGGAAATGCTCGAAGGTCTGGTGTGTCGACTGAAAATCAAAACCGGGAAAATTACCGTCAGGAGCTACGAGGGACTGGCACGCGAATTAATAGACAAAGCCGGACTGGGCTATGAACGTCCGGTGGGGGGTAAGGCAGAACAGAACAAATTCTTCACAGAGGTGGTTCCCGAGTACCTTTTGGATATTTGTCGCGATCCGACATTCCGTCCTGAATACGATGCCCTGATTGTAGACGAAGCCCAAGATCATGACACCTCCTTTGGTCAGACCATGAATAAACCAGACGAACCTGGCTGGTGGGGAATTTATATGTGCCTTCTCAAGGAAGGCTCATCATCGCGTATCGCCCTTTTTTACGATCCTGCCCAGAGATACTTTTATTGTCCTGAATCGTTTGATATTGGACGACTGGTAAAGTTATTCACGCAACCCGCACTGATCTCTCTCCGAGAAACTTTACGATATACTCGTCCCTTGGCTGTCTTTTTAAACGGTCTGATCCATGAGGATTTGAAGGAGTTCGCCGGCAGAATTCATGTCCATCCATCCCTACCAACCGGACCGAAAATTCAAATAACCCCACACACCGCTGAGAATGACGAAGAGTCCCTTGTCTCTGGCATTATTGAACAATGGATTTCCTCCGGACTATGTCGGGCGGAACAAGTCCTGATCCTTTATCCGAATCCTCACAGCATGCCTTCGTGGTTAAACCAAACCACTTTGGGGAAATGGCCTCTTTCCACGGTGGTGAATAGGATCATGGGGCACGTCGGCCATCTGAGTGTCCACAAGGCCAAGGGCCTCGACAGTCTCGGGGTCATCCTACTTGGCTTCAAATCGTTTGAGAAACTCACATCGCGAGGAGAGCGTATTTCTTACTTCATGGGGGCCAGTCGCGCCCGCCAGCTTCTTGCCATTGTGCCAAGAGCTTAATATCCTCATCTTTACCTCCCCGGGTCTGCGAAATGTCCACAAGCACGGAGTTAAAATAGCACTGAATGTCAGAGGACTTGCTCGAGGGCGGCCCCTAGGAAGAAAATCATTAGTGGAATGATACCACCACCGCCGCAAATTTATTTATTCACTAAATACTCGGTTCTGCCACTTGAATCCCGGACTGTCCTCCTTGAACCATCCTTTGAAATAGTGGCTCTTTGCCTGCCTGAACTGTCTCGAACGCTTGTCAATTGGTCATCGTCATGCGTTTGAGCAATAGTTCTCCCTGATGCATCCCTGTAAGTCATACTCGACCCCGACTTTTGACCCGTGGCCACCGTTCTTCCCGAGGAATCCCTAATCACTACACGACCCCCGTCTTTTTTTACCTGATATTGTGTTCTCCCACTGGAATCCCGGATCACGGTACTCTCTCCGTTTTGATCCGACCGTGAGACAGTTCTACCAGAGCTATCTCTCATCGTGGCATCATGACAGGTCATGGTCTGTGACATAATGACAACATCCAGATCATCTTCTGCACGGACCATTTTCGGTGAGAATATAATCACCACAAATAAAAACGTGAGTGCAAGTTGAGAATATTTCAGGTCAGTGTGACTTAGCGAAATCATTTTGCATTTCATAAAGTTTGAGACGAAAGATTAAGAACCTCTATTCAAAAGAATATTCTGGAGTTCTATGGTTCCTTCTACCGCTCCTTTGGCAATATGGGTCACCCCTGATTTTCTGTAAACTGCCTCAGGATCAATCACATAAACCGGAATCCCTCCTCTTAGGTAATTCACCAATCCTGCTGCTGGATGAACTTGCATGGAGGTTCCCACGATTACAAATATATCCGCTGATTTAACGATTTTCGCCGCTTTTGGCATTTCATCAACAGATTCCCCAAACCAGACAATATGAGGTCGCAGTAGATAACCTTTTGGGCAAAAGTCCCCTTTCTTAAGTTCCCACCCTACTATATCGTAAACCTCTTCTCCCGGCCCGGTACTCCTAGACTTTCTTAATTCCCCATGGAGGTGTAGGATTTGGGTGCTCCCGGCTCTCTCATGTAGGTCATCGACATTCTGGGTAATGATCTGAACATCAAAATCCCTCTCAAGGTCAGCAAATATCTTATGTGCCCCGTTCGGGTGACATT is from Verrucomicrobiota bacterium and encodes:
- a CDS encoding DNA-directed RNA polymerase subunit alpha C-terminal domain-containing protein encodes the protein MMIETVVYVAISERIVKVKCRAIINTLTGQPKQTMIVYPTFEVPDDELGMVCETCLNQVGSLYESYFEGGTQGSLSSSHVEIGVMEIPPDDLQEVNQPEQQKETRRMRYYKEYWQLPLADIEEVSVRTQNWMIRSNINTLKDLSMLRIEDLASSRNMGLKSIMELIMLLYDYGLEFRGNVQRMMTRCPFKTQSMESLLDDGYEPLTHPYNDDEKHMIHFILKDMEEGEQHPDIPLEIPKSQN
- a CDS encoding DEAD/DEAH box helicase family protein, which codes for MAQWVYNRTPEHCDPSERDTADILARLDDQWIIRWGFYYKDDRGQSREGDFLICGPNGHVLVLENKGGTLRYLQTTGDHEDTDERDHPMVQLDREWQSVIDRLRDQSSGREMPFIGKVLCLCNVTISTGDTEYQGINRGCIIDRQDLKQLGEWWRTNMNRSARNARESREIFMDAYAPGLQSQSQKHFITETDRIIERHTTGNYVILDMITENRQIFIQGGCGSGKTWLALEQARRWATEGSGRHVLLLCFNLALLEMLEGLVCRLKIKTGKITVRSYEGLARELIDKAGLGYERPVGGKAEQNKFFTEVVPEYLLDICRDPTFRPEYDALIVDEAQDHDTSFGQTMNKPDEPGWWGIYMCLLKEGSSSRIALFYDPAQRYFYCPESFDIGRLVKLFTQPALISLRETLRYTRPLAVFLNGLIHEDLKEFAGRIHVHPSLPTGPKIQITPHTAENDEESLVSGIIEQWISSGLCRAEQVLILYPNPHSMPSWLNQTTLGKWPLSTVVNRIMGHVGHLSVHKAKGLDSLGVILLGFKSFEKLTSRGERISYFMGASRARQLLAIVPRA
- the cas10 gene encoding type III-B CRISPR-associated protein Cas10/Cmr2, producing the protein MTDWKSKLAAYLHDPPFKAFKIQGHEDYRKSLFLESGFNEEEFKLLFERVDDHWAAAADRFIFPDWKKSQLTSDWKEADFAIKHPLSGEVYKPLNPPSTEILAEEQLTIALKGCTIGDLPDTPEGWKKKYFRVWRQWPEIAAREKNGIHAYLPSDTRIPDHSIWQHNGLVSAFSNCQDGCAFLMLQIGPVQDFIKQARKMQDLWSGSYLLSFLIAQGMLAIADAVGPDAIIFPNLRGVPLADWHWNKQGLLPTQMRASFADELLIPGLPNRFLALVPKSRAEEMRTVAEKAIRDAWSEIAESVHEDIKGELGAQCVGWDAHWEFQTKRFPVIDAVVHDWDSFDHVIEQAKKGIPPLEGGFESHPLCQTIKWMEKLKTLGHMDSRCAKPNDALGWPLHYAITDWLFAATKNARNFNAWHGGTLDKDNLSGREEVMGGSTAEECQSFRDALRIAYGGDKGDFKGKQQYGAISIIKRLWPKLYLGGNLGWETCKPNFESIPEIAQIDKSINEEGDDADTYYAVIAMDGDGMGEWVSGSKTPELKDLLSKEAKVYFESHWKEGDKKFSRPLTPAYHAALSEALSNFGLYCAGQVVGAFKGQLFYAGGDDVLAIVPVQNAIACAQALVLAFQGKAPSGEEHQAATKVMYELFEYPASGFIKCIKHAGKKDDQRPNWPLMVMSEQATASVGVAIGHVHSPMQDVIQAAREAETAAKGVDGKGALCLKVMKRSGEAVKFKAKFDSKDEKIWNVWSVWEDLSTRSMSNRTVYKYLQLIKPLLACTVEKESEGGWMKHWNSNGCDESTVREILYNELVHVLSRDESKENRDNAKIARYWIDSLQAQLSPTSFIHFWMAWAFMKRQSTDGKTSNAEENE
- a CDS encoding Sir2 family NAD-dependent protein deacetylase; protein product: MKNLVILSGSGVSAESGIPTFRGMGGIWEKYDVTQLASPDGWMKDQELVLKFYNERRKKLLECHPNGAHKIFADLERDFDVQIITQNVDDLHERAGSTQILHLHGELRKSRSTGPGEEVYDIVGWELKKGDFCPKGYLLRPHIVWFGESVDEMPKAAKIVKSADIFVIVGTSMQVHPAAGLVNYLRGGIPVYVIDPEAVYRKSGVTHIAKGAVEGTIELQNILLNRGS